A section of the Piliocolobus tephrosceles isolate RC106 chromosome 14, ASM277652v3, whole genome shotgun sequence genome encodes:
- the LOC111536835 gene encoding LOW QUALITY PROTEIN: olfactory receptor 13C7-like (The sequence of the model RefSeq protein was modified relative to this genomic sequence to represent the inferred CDS: inserted 1 base in 1 codon), which yields MFICETGGQDCPRVFAKLSRLFLHTKNICGMRAHPSLGFLTGCLGTLGIRESQSWPSEFVQVTYRHQVSSNQTSPVIAFVLLGLSAHPKLEKTFFMLILLMYLVILLGNGVLILVTIPDSRLDTPMYFFLGNLSFLGICCTTSSVPLILNSFLTPRKTISLSACAVQMFLSFAMGATACVFLSVTVFDRYVTICNPLRYSEVMSKATYVPMAAGSWVAGSLTAMVQTSLAMRLPFCGDNIINHFICEILAVLKLTCADISVNVISMGVANVIFLGVPVLLITFSYVFIIATILRIPSAEGRKKAFSTCSAHLTVVIVFYGTILFMYGKPKSKDLLGXKQDLADKLISLFYGVVTPMLNPIIYSLRNKDVKAAVRSLVFQKHFPQ from the exons ATGTTCATTTGTGAAACAGGTGGTCAGGACTGCCCAAGGGTGTTTGCTAAACTGAGCAGGCTCTTCTTGCACACCAAGAACATCTGTGGAATGAGAGCTCATC CAAGTCTGGGCTTCCTCACTGGCTGTCTGGGCACTTTAGGCATCAGAGAATCACAGAGCTGGCCCTCTGAGTTCGTGCAAGTGACATATAGACACCAGGTCAGTTCCAATCAGACCTCCCCTGTGATAGCGTTCGTTCTCCTGGGGCTCTCTGCCCATCCAAAGCTGGAGAAGACATTCTTCATGCTCATCCTGCTGATGTACCTGGTGATCCTGCTGGGCAATGGGGTCCTCATCCTGGTGACCATCCCTGACTCCCGCTTGGACACACCCATGTACTTCTTCCTGGGGAACCTGTCCTTCCTAGGCATCTGCTGTACAACCTCCTCAGTCCCACTCATCCTTAATAGCTTCCTGACTCCCAGAAAAACCATCTCCTTGTCAGCCTGTGCAGTGCAGATGTTCCTCTCCTTTGCCATGGGAGCCACAGCGTGTGTTTTCCTGAGCGTGACGGTGTTTGATCGCTACGTGACCATCTGCAACCCCCTTAGGTACTCTGAAGTCATGAGCAAAGCTACTTATGTGCCCATGGCTGCcggctcctgggtagctggaagcCTCACTGCCATGGTGCAGACATCCCTTGCAATGAGGCTGCCCTTCTGTGGAGACAACATCATCAACCACTTCATCTGTGAGATTCTGGCTGTCCTGAAGTTGACCTGTGCTGATATCTCTGTCAATGTGATCAGTATGGGAGTGGCCAATGTGATCTTCCTGGGGGTCCCAGTTCTGCTCATCACTTTCTCCTATGTCTTCATCATTGCCACCATCCTGAGGATCCCCTCAGCTGAGGGGAGGAAAAAGGCCTTCTCTACCTGCTCTGCCCACCTCACTGTGGTGATCGTTTTCTATGGGACCATCCTCTTCATGTATGGGAAGCCCAAGTCTAAGGACCTGCTGG GCAAACAGGACCTTGCAGACAAACTCATTTCCCTTTTCTATGGGGTGGTGACCCCCATGCTCAACCCCATCATCTACAGCCTGAGGAACAAGGACGTGAAGGCCGCTGTGAGAAGCCTGGTATTTCAGAAACACTTCCCACAGTGA